The genomic interval GATGATCATGCTGCCGCTGCCGCCGGTGCTGCTCGACGTCCTGTTCACCTTCAACATCGTGCTCGCGCTGATCGTGATCACCGTCGCCGTGTCGGCCAAGCGGCCGCTCGACTTCTCGGTGTTCCCGACCGTGATCCTCGGTACCACGCTGATGCGCCTGGCGCTGAACGTGGCGTCCACGCGCGTCGTGCTGCTGCACGGGCACGAAGGCACGCACGCTGCCGGTAACGTCATCGAGTCCTTCGGTAACGTCGTCATTGGCGGTAACTTCGTCGTCGGCCTGGTGGTGTTCGTCATCCTGATGATCATCAACTTCGTCGTCGTGACCAAGGGTTCGGAACGTATCTCGGAAGTGTCGGCGCGCTTTACGCTCGACGCGCTGCCGGGCAAGCAGATGGCGATCGACGCCGACCTGAACGCGGGCCTGATCAACCAGGAAAAAGCCACCCAGCGCAGGAAGGACGTCGCTGCAGAAGCAGACTTCTACGGCGCCATGGACGGTGCCTCGAAGTTCGTGCGCGGCGACGCCATCGCTTCGATCCTCATCCTCATCATCAACCTGATCGGCGGTATTGCCATCGGCGCGCTGATGTACGACCTGCCGCTCGGCGATGCCTTCCGCGTCTATGCGCTGCTGACCATCGGCGACGGCCTGGTCGCCCAGATCCCTGCGCTGCTGCTGTCGGCCGCGGCCGCGATTCTCGTCACCCGCATCGGCGAGGCCGGTGACCTCGACAAGCAGGTTGGTAGCCAGCTGCTGGCGCAGCCTGCGGTGCTGTTCTCGGCTGCCGGCGTGATGGTCATCCTGGCCCTGGTGCCAGGCATGCCGAAGCTGGTCTTTTTTGTCTTCGCCGCAGCCCTTGGCTATGCCGGCTGGCGCCTCTCGCAGCGCGTGGCCCCGTCCGACAATGCCGGCGTGGCCGCCATCGAAGCGGCCCTGCGCGACGAGCGCGCGCCCGACCTCGACTGGCAGCAGCTGCCGGTGGTGCAGCCGATCTCGGTGGCCGTCGGCTACAAGCTGGTCGGCATGGTCGACAAGGCGCAGGGCGAGCAGCTCACCAAGCGCATCAAGGGCATCCGCCAGAGCCTGTCCGAATCGATGGGCGTGCTGTTACCAGGCATCGGCGTGCGCGACGACCTGGCCCTGCGACCGGCGCAGTATTCGGTCAGCCTGTCCGGCGTGGTCGTGGCCGAAGGGGAGGTGCATCCCGAGCACCTGATGGCGATTCCGTCGCCGAACGTCTACGGCGAGATCGACGGCATTCCGGGCCTGGAACCTGCCTACGGCATGGCCGTGACCTGGATCGAACCGCAGCAGAAGGGCGAGGCGCTCGGCCTGGGCTACCAGGTGGTGGAAGTGCCGAGCGTGATCGCGACCCACTGCTCGAAAGTGATCCGCGACCACCTGCACGAACTGTTCCGCCACGAAGACGTGCCGGCGCTGATGGAGCGCCTGACCGCCCTGTCGCCGAAGCTGGCCGGTTCGCTGGAAAAGGCATTGAACCATACGCAGCTGCTGCGCGTGTTCCGCGTGCTGCTGGCCGAAGGCGTGTCGCTGAAGGACATCGTCGTCATCGGCACCACGCTGCTCGACGCGTCGGAGACGACCAAGGATCCGATCCTGCTGGCGGCCGAAGTGCGCTGCGCGCTGCGGCGCCAGATCGTCTCGAACATGTTCGGCAAGAAGAAGGACATGCCGGCCTTTAACCTGTCGGCCGAACTCGAGAACATGCTGCTAGGGTCGCTCAACCAGGCACGCCAGAGCGGCGGCGGCAAGGTGGCGCTCGATAACTACCCGATCGACCCGCAGCTGCTGTCGCAACTGCAGATCAACATGCCGGTCGCGCGCGAGCAGATGAAGCAGCAGCATACGCCGCCGCTCCTGCTGGTGCTGCCGCAGGTGCGCCCGCTGCTGGCGCGCTACGCCAAGCTGTTCGCGCCGGGCCTGTCGGTGCTGTCGTATAACGAGATTCCCGAGAACCGGGAAGTGTCGATCGTGGGGACGGTGGGCTAACAGCACCGCGTGGGCACAGGCGCCCACCCTGCGAAGCCGGTCACAAGCAGGGTGGGGGCCCCGAGCCCACGCCGTCACGCAACCCGCGCTACCCCTGCGCCGGCAACACCAGCGCCATCTCCGCCACCGCCCTGAACACGGGCAGCGTCAGCACATCCGCCGCCGCATCGGCTGCCACCACGGCATGCGCCGACCCCGGCGGCAATACGGCGTCGACGAAACTCCAGCGCACCACCACCAGCCCGGCACGCTCGACGGCCGCCTCGAGCGCCGGCTGGATCGCGCGCAGCCGTGCCGGGCGACCGCGCCCGGCGCCGCCATCTCGATCGCCACGCCGCCAGGCACCGGCTCGACCTGCAGCGCCACCTGCGTGCCATCGGCCAGTTCCAGCTCCAGGCGCAATGCCGCGCGCGGACGCTTCCTGCGGCCGGACGAGCCGTCAGCCGGCTGGCGCAGCACCTGCAAATGCTGGTCGCGCGCGCTGCCAGCGTGCACCGTGAAGCGCCACGGATCGGCAGGCAATACATGGCCCTCCAGCGCACGGCCCGGTACGCGTCCGTCCTGTGCCAGCACCAGTGCGGCCGGCGGCAGCGCCGCGCGTGCGCGCAGTTCGCGGTCGACCAAACTGGCGCCGTAGTTGCCGACCATCGAACGCCAGGCCCCGGCCAGCGTACGCCCGTCCTGCGTAAAAACTCAGCTGGCGCGACATGAAAACCTGGTCGGGACGCATTGCCGCGCCATCCGCCTGGAGCGGCACCCCGGCGGCGGGGGGACGGGCACCGACTGCGGCAAGGGCAGCTCGGCCTCGGCAGTCGCGGCGAAGACGGCGGAGCCGACCGGCGACAACGCCGGCACCGCGCCCACCTGCAGCGATGGGGAAGACGGCGGAAGCAGCGGGACAATCGAGGGAATACTGTTCATGAGCGATCCCAAAATGAAAAAGGCCAGCCGAACAAGCGGCTGGCCCTCGAGATTCCCAACTAGAGGCTAGTTGAGGGAAGCCGTGATTACTGCAGGAGCGACATGACCATCGACGACATCTGGTTGGTCTGCTTCAGCATCGCGGTACCGGCTTGCATCAGCATCTGGTTCGAGGTCATCTTCGCGCTTTCCGTTGCGAAGTCGACGTCCATGATACGGCCAGCGGCGTTCTGCGTGTTGGTGCTGATGTTCGACAGGTTGTTGTAGACGTGGTCCAGACGGTTCGAGACAGCACCGATCTTCGAGCGCAGGGCGCTGACGGAGTCGATCGAGTCCGACAGATCCTGGATCGTCAGGTTGGCGGCGGTGGCGCCGGCAGCTGCGTCGGTGCCGCTGATTTCGGTGCCGGTAGCGGATGCGCCGGCGGCGGTGCCACCTGCGAAGCGGCTCGAACCCAGCAGCAGCTTGGCGTGCACGTCGGTCAGTTCGGTGGTGAAGTTACCGCTCATCGTCTCAGCCTTGTCGGCGCCGATCTGGAAGGTGACCGATGCTTTCAGCTTGCCGGTGTCCTTGTTCAGCAGGGTGGTGCCGCCGAACTTGGTGTTCTTCATGATGTTCGACAGTTCGTCAGCCAGCGAGTCGAATTCCGATTGCATGGCGGTCTGGTCGTCCTTCGACGACGAGCCGTCGGCTGCCTGGGTGGCCAGGTCTTTCATGCGCAGCAGGATGTTGCCGGTTTCGTCGAGCGCGCCTTCGGCGGTCTGCAGCATCGAGATCGAATTCTGGGTGTTACGCATTGCGACGGCCATGCCGCTGGTCTGCGACTTCAGGCGGGTGGCGATCTGCAGGCCGGCTGCGTCGTCCATTGCCGAGTTGATGCGGTAGCCGGTCGAGAGGCGGGTCATCGAGGTCGACAGCTTCGACTGGGTGGTCGACAGCGAGTTTTGTGCGGACAGCGAGGCGGCGTTGGTGTGAAGGCTCAGCATGTTGGGCTCCAGTGTTTGGTTGGTGTCAGAAGGAGCAGTTCATCTGCTCTCACAAGTACAAGACGACCGTGCTCAGCAATTCATTAAGTGCCGTACGGAAATTTCTTTAAATTTTTTTTTGTGAACAAAATGAGAAGAGCGCCGGGGATGACGGGATTGACGGGCTGTCAAGGATATCGCTACGGGGCAAGCAGGCGGCAATGCCGGCCATGGCGTTTGTGACATCAAATGCGCGACGAGTGTCGCGTCCCGCCCAAGAATTGTGTCTTCCGCTGCGCTATATATTGCCGCACGTAAATAGCGCCACCTATAATAAAGGGCGCGTAACGACAGCCCCGGTGCTTTCCGCCTCTTGTCCGCCTCCCGCGGTGCGGCGCGCGGCCCGCCCACCCATCTCCCTATAGACCATGTCCAGACACAGCAGAGGCGCAGCAGCGTTCGCGCAACCGAAGGCCGCCCAGTCCAGCGTCCACCAGCTCTTCGCCGAAGGCCTGGCATGCCACCAGCAGGGCAAGCTCGACCGCGCACTGGCCGCCTACGAACAGGTGCTGCGCATCGCTCCCAAGCATTTCGAGGCCCTGCACCACGTCGGCATCCTCTGCTTCCAGGGTGGCAAGCACAATATCGCCGCCAGCTTCATCCGCTCGGCCATCGCCATCAACCCCGGCGTGGCCTCGACCCACAGCAACCTCGGCAACGCGCTGAAGGAGCTGGGCCGCCATGACGAAGCGCTGGCCAGCTATGACCGCGCGCTGGCGCTCGCATCGAACGACGCCGACACCCTGTACAACCGCGGCACTGCGCTGCAGGCGCTCGGCCGCCATGCCGAGGCGCTGGCCAGCTTCGACGCGGCGCTCGCGCTCAATCCAACGGACGTCGACGCCCACAACAACCGCGCGCTGGTGCTGCGCGAACTGGGCCGCCTTGAAGCCGCCCTGGCCGGCTTCGACCGCGCGCTGGCATTGAAGAGCGCCATTCCGGCCGTACACAACAACCGCGGTAATGTATTGAAGGACATGCGCAACTTCGCCGAGGCCCTGCAAAGCTATGAAGCCGCGCTGGCGCTGGCCGGCAACTACGGCGACGCCTGGTACAACCGCGGCATCGCCCTGCATGCGCTGGAGCGCCCGCTCGAGGCGATCGAGAGCTACGACAACGCGCTGCAGCTGTTCGCGGATTCGGCCGACACGGCATAACCGCGCGCGCGCGCTGTTCCAGCTCAAGCGCTTCCCGGAAGCCCTGCGCGACTGCGAACGTGCGCTGGCGCTGCAGCCCGACCATGACGAGGCACTGCGCCAGCGCAGCCGCCTGCTGCTCCAGCTCGACCATTTCGAGGCCGCCCTGGTCAGCATCGACAAGCTGCTCGAAACGAACCCCGAAGACGCCAAGGCGCTGCAGCTGCGCGCGCTGTCGCTGCGCGAAAGCGGCCAGTTCGAAGCGTCCTTGACCACGATCGACCGCGCGCTGGCGCTGGCACCGGACACCTATGACTTCCTGCTGACCCGCGGCCTGCTGTTGAAAGCCATGCTGCGCCTGGACGAAGCGCTTGTCTGTTTCGACAGGACCGTGGAAAAGCGCCCGGAAGAACCGGCCGGCCACTCGAACCGCGGCATGGTGCTGGCCGACCTCGGCCAGTTCGAGGCCGCCCGCGCCGCCTACGACCAGGCATTGACCCTGGCGCCGGATTTTGTGCAGGCGCGCTGGAACCGCGCGTTGATGCATCTTCTGCTGGGGAACTTTACGCAAGGCTGGCAGGACTACGAGTCGCGCTGGGACTTCGAAGCCCTCAACACCTTCCGCGAGAAGCGCGATTTCGACGTCCCTCTGTGGCGAGGGTGCGAATCGCTGGAGGGCAAGACCATCCTGCTGCACGCGGAGCAGGGCCTGGGCGACACGCTGCAGTTTTGCCGCTACGCGCCGCTGGTGGCGGCGCGCGGCGCGCGTGTGATCCTCGAGGTACAGCCGGCGCTGGCCGCTCTGGTGGCCAGCCTCCCCGGCGTGGCGCAGGTCGTGGCCAAGGGCGATCCGCTGCCGCCATTCGACTTCCACTGTCCGTTGCTGAGCCTGCCGCTGGCCTGCGGCACCGATGAGGCCAGCATTCCCGCGCCCGGCGCCTATCTGCGGGCGGACGGCGCCAGGTGCGCCGAATGGGCGGTCCGCCTCGGCGAAAAGGGGCGCCCGCGCGTCGGCCTGGTCTGGAGCGGCAATCCCGGTCACCGCATGGACCGCTACCGCAGCATCGCCTGCAACATGCTCAAGCCGCTGCTGCTGGACGGCTTCGAGTTCGTCTCGCTGCAAAAGGAAGTGCGTCCGCTCGACAGGCTTGCGCTGCAAATGGACGGCGTGCGCCAGTTCGGCGAGTACCTGCGCGACTTCAGCGACACCGCCGCCCCGGTCGAGCAGATGGACGTGGTGGTGACGGTCGATACGAGCGTCGCCCACCTCGCCGGTGCGCTCGGCAAGCCGGTCTGGATCCTGCTGGCCGGCGGCACCCTGGTCGACTGGCGCTGGCAGATGGGGCGCGAGGACAGCCCCCGGTACCCGGGCGCGCGTTTGTACCGCCAGGAGGTACCGGGCGAGTGGGCGCCGGTGCTGGCCGGGTGGCGGCGGACCTCGCCGCACAGTTCGGGTAGGCGAGGAGAGCGCCCGGCGCCGCCTGGGCGTACAGCGATCGGGTAGAATCGGCGCCAATGACATGCCGTGGCGTTCCCGGCCTGTCCGCCCATCCTGAAAGCTGACGCATGACCCCTCTCCAGCCACGCCGCGCGCTTGTCACCGGCGCCAGCGGTTACCTCGGCGCGCACCGGCGCGGCGCCTGCTGGCCGAAGGCTGGAACGTGCACGTGCTGGTGCGGGCGGAATCGTGCCTGGATGCGCTGAAGGGGGCAAGCGATGCCGTCACCGTGCACCGGCACGACGGGTCGACGGCGCAGCTGGTCGACATCCTGGCCCAGGCACGACCCGACACGGTGTTCCACCTCGCCGCCGCTTTCGTGGCCGAGCACGTCCCCGGCGACATCGACCGCCTGGTGCACGCCAACCTGCTGTTCGCCACCCAGCTGCTCGAAGCGATGCGCGTCAATGGCGTGCGCCTGCTGGTCAACACCGGCACCGCCTGGCAACACTACGGCAACCGCGACTACGATCCGGTCAACCTGTACGCCGCCACCAAGCAGGCCTTCGAAGCCATCCTTGCCTACTACGTCAACGCCCACGGCTTCATCGCCGCGACGCTGGCGCTGTTCGATACCTACGGCCCCGGCGACGAGCGGCCCAAGCTGATGCGGGCCCTGTGGCGCGCCGCACGCGAGGGCAGGCCGCTGGCGATGTCGAGCGGCAGGCAGCTGCTCGACCTGGTGTACGTGGATGATGTCGTCGATGCCTACCTGGCGGCCGAATCCGCCTTGCGCGAGGGCGGGGCGGGGCACCGGCACTACGGCGTGTCGTCGGGTGCGCCGCTCCCCCTTGCGCGACGTCGTCGTCGCGGCCTTCGAACAAGCCGCCGGCGTGTCGCTCGACGCGCGCTGGGGCGCACGCGCCGACCGCGAGCGCGAGGTGCTGGTTCCGTGGACGGGATTCGAGGCGCCGCCGGGATGGCGCGCGCAAGTCGGATTAGTGGAGGGAATAAGGCGCAGTAGCCCAGGCGCCATCGGCCACGGCGCTTGAGCGCCGGAGCCGGGCATTCGGGTCATCGCTGGCCCGAGCGGGCCCGCGTCACCTGATCGATGTAGAAGTCGACGATATCCTTGGTCAATTCGACATCGCGCACCGCCGCCTGGTAGAACAGTTCCCTGGCATCGCCGTCCAGCTGGCGGAAGGCGGCCAGGCGGCCGAGCTGGAAGAGGATCGCAGGAATCGGGGTGGCGGCGGTTTTCTTCTCCAGTGCGCCGGTGAGCACCTGGAACG from Massilia sp. Se16.2.3 carries:
- a CDS encoding flagellar biosynthesis protein FlhA, which translates into the protein MNSMNAFIAELRRQKYAAPVFILLLLGMIMLPLPPVLLDVLFTFNIVLALIVITVAVSAKRPLDFSVFPTVILGTTLMRLALNVASTRVVLLHGHEGTHAAGNVIESFGNVVIGGNFVVGLVVFVILMIINFVVVTKGSERISEVSARFTLDALPGKQMAIDADLNAGLINQEKATQRRKDVAAEADFYGAMDGASKFVRGDAIASILILIINLIGGIAIGALMYDLPLGDAFRVYALLTIGDGLVAQIPALLLSAAAAILVTRIGEAGDLDKQVGSQLLAQPAVLFSAAGVMVILALVPGMPKLVFFVFAAALGYAGWRLSQRVAPSDNAGVAAIEAALRDERAPDLDWQQLPVVQPISVAVGYKLVGMVDKAQGEQLTKRIKGIRQSLSESMGVLLPGIGVRDDLALRPAQYSVSLSGVVVAEGEVHPEHLMAIPSPNVYGEIDGIPGLEPAYGMAVTWIEPQQKGEALGLGYQVVEVPSVIATHCSKVIRDHLHELFRHEDVPALMERLTALSPKLAGSLEKALNHTQLLRVFRVLLAEGVSLKDIVVIGTTLLDASETTKDPILLAAEVRCALRRQIVSNMFGKKKDMPAFNLSAELENMLLGSLNQARQSGGGKVALDNYPIDPQLLSQLQINMPVAREQMKQQHTPPLLLVLPQVRPLLARYAKLFAPGLSVLSYNEIPENREVSIVGTVG
- a CDS encoding flagellin, whose product is MLSLHTNAASLSAQNSLSTTQSKLSTSMTRLSTGYRINSAMDDAAGLQIATRLKSQTSGMAVAMRNTQNSISMLQTAEGALDETGNILLRMKDLATQAADGSSSKDDQTAMQSEFDSLADELSNIMKNTKFGGTTLLNKDTGKLKASVTFQIGADKAETMSGNFTTELTDVHAKLLLGSSRFAGGTAAGASATGTEISGTDAAAGATAANLTIQDLSDSIDSVSALRSKIGAVSNRLDHVYNNLSNISTNTQNAAGRIMDVDFATESAKMTSNQMLMQAGTAMLKQTNQMSSMVMSLLQ
- a CDS encoding tetratricopeptide repeat protein, whose protein sequence is MSRHSRGAAAFAQPKAAQSSVHQLFAEGLACHQQGKLDRALAAYEQVLRIAPKHFEALHHVGILCFQGGKHNIAASFIRSAIAINPGVASTHSNLGNALKELGRHDEALASYDRALALASNDADTLYNRGTALQALGRHAEALASFDAALALNPTDVDAHNNRALVLRELGRLEAALAGFDRALALKSAIPAVHNNRGNVLKDMRNFAEALQSYEAALALAGNYGDAWYNRGIALHALERPLEAIESYDNALQLFADSADTA
- a CDS encoding tetratricopeptide repeat protein → MRWSARSRRSRATTTRCSCSRIRPTRHNRARALFQLKRFPEALRDCERALALQPDHDEALRQRSRLLLQLDHFEAALVSIDKLLETNPEDAKALQLRALSLRESGQFEASLTTIDRALALAPDTYDFLLTRGLLLKAMLRLDEALVCFDRTVEKRPEEPAGHSNRGMVLADLGQFEAARAAYDQALTLAPDFVQARWNRALMHLLLGNFTQGWQDYESRWDFEALNTFREKRDFDVPLWRGCESLEGKTILLHAEQGLGDTLQFCRYAPLVAARGARVILEVQPALAALVASLPGVAQVVAKGDPLPPFDFHCPLLSLPLACGTDEASIPAPGAYLRADGARCAEWAVRLGEKGRPRVGLVWSGNPGHRMDRYRSIACNMLKPLLLDGFEFVSLQKEVRPLDRLALQMDGVRQFGEYLRDFSDTAAPVEQMDVVVTVDTSVAHLAGALGKPVWILLAGGTLVDWRWQMGREDSPRYPGARLYRQEVPGEWAPVLAGWRRTSPHSSGRRGERPAPPGRTAIG
- a CDS encoding NAD-dependent epimerase/dehydratase family protein; this translates as MLVRAESCLDALKGASDAVTVHRHDGSTAQLVDILAQARPDTVFHLAAAFVAEHVPGDIDRLVHANLLFATQLLEAMRVNGVRLLVNTGTAWQHYGNRDYDPVNLYAATKQAFEAILAYYVNAHGFIAATLALFDTYGPGDERPKLMRALWRAAREGRPLAMSSGRQLLDLVYVDDVVDAYLAAESALREGGAGHRHYGVSSGAPLPLARRRRRGLRTSRRRVARRALGRTRRPRARGAGSVDGIRGAAGMARASRISGGNKAQ